The following coding sequences lie in one Paenibacillus durus ATCC 35681 genomic window:
- a CDS encoding ABC transporter substrate-binding protein codes for MKRSFIISCVLVLMCCLLAACGANSNSGANTGADAAGNGESNAQKEVTIKLFQQKVEIAEQLKVLKAEYEKTHPGVKIEIESVLSSQYGTKLKAKLAANEMPDIFNNGGYSDMDVWADHLEDLTDQPWVSDAVDSAKAPMMKDGKLYGFPLSLEGSGLVYNKEMFAKAGITELPKTLSELEEASTKLKAQGFTPFVNDYASVWDLGITIFDSFMAKVPDTDKFIADLNSGAATFAGNDVFKGLPKYLDIAMKYGNANPLTTDYNTSMTLFATGQGAMIPAGNWIQPLIDKINPNIQAGLMPMPVSDDADFNKNAVFTSPTIWVVNKNSPVKEQAKEFLNWLVTSDIGKQYVAKEFKLVPAFKSIKADPADVGSIGDDLTKFSEEGNSLPMQASKMPEGLYTEIAQSMQKYVAGKSTPDQMLAEFQASWNKLKK; via the coding sequence ATGAAGCGTTCGTTCATCATTTCATGCGTCCTAGTGTTGATGTGTTGCTTGTTGGCCGCTTGCGGGGCCAATTCAAACAGCGGGGCCAATACCGGCGCCGATGCTGCCGGTAACGGGGAATCGAACGCGCAGAAGGAAGTTACGATTAAGCTGTTCCAGCAGAAGGTGGAAATAGCCGAACAGCTTAAAGTATTGAAGGCCGAGTACGAGAAGACCCATCCGGGTGTCAAGATTGAGATTGAGTCTGTTCTGTCCAGCCAATATGGCACAAAACTGAAGGCTAAACTGGCGGCGAATGAAATGCCGGATATTTTCAATAACGGTGGATACAGCGATATGGATGTGTGGGCCGATCATCTTGAGGATCTGACGGATCAGCCTTGGGTGAGTGATGCTGTCGATTCCGCCAAGGCGCCGATGATGAAAGACGGCAAGCTGTACGGCTTCCCGTTGTCGCTGGAAGGGTCCGGACTTGTCTACAATAAAGAAATGTTCGCCAAAGCCGGAATTACCGAGCTGCCGAAGACGCTGTCCGAACTGGAAGAAGCGAGCACCAAGCTTAAAGCGCAAGGCTTTACGCCGTTTGTAAATGACTACGCCAGCGTATGGGATCTCGGGATTACAATATTTGATTCCTTTATGGCCAAGGTGCCGGATACGGATAAATTTATCGCGGACCTCAATAGCGGGGCGGCAACGTTTGCAGGCAACGATGTGTTCAAGGGGCTGCCGAAATATCTCGATATTGCAATGAAGTATGGCAATGCCAATCCGTTGACCACGGACTACAACACGTCGATGACCTTGTTCGCCACCGGCCAGGGAGCCATGATTCCGGCGGGCAACTGGATTCAGCCGCTTATTGATAAAATCAATCCGAATATCCAGGCCGGACTAATGCCGATGCCGGTCAGCGATGATGCGGATTTTAACAAAAATGCGGTATTTACTTCGCCTACCATTTGGGTAGTGAATAAAAATTCACCGGTTAAGGAGCAGGCGAAGGAATTTTTGAACTGGCTCGTTACGTCCGATATTGGAAAACAATATGTAGCCAAGGAATTCAAGCTGGTTCCCGCTTTCAAGAGTATTAAGGCCGACCCGGCTGATGTGGGAAGTATCGGCGATGATCTGACGAAGTTTTCGGAGGAAGGAAATTCACTTCCGATGCAAGCGTCGAAAATGCCTGAAGGTCTATACACGGAAATTGCGCAGTCGATGCAGAAATACGTGGCCGGAAAATCGACTCCCGATCAAATGCTGGCCGAATTCCAGGCCTCCTGGAACAAGCTGAAAAAATAG
- a CDS encoding GntR family transcriptional regulator translates to MTQQPDKLVKETTTMAVYKRLFDYVMSGQFEPGIWIRERQLKEMLGVSSTPIREALRMLVQEQVLELVPHHGVRIKEYSTKEIQDYYELRAELEGLAAELAAERGSKLMFGKMEEILYLHRTFETERSDEAIVLNNQFHDLIVEASGNLSLKNTLQHLRVGINWIQVMAWSRNKDRHFSTFHQHQGILDALTARNPKLARYRMQEHVWDSIKLIIEPPGTLQMAGELRKS, encoded by the coding sequence ATGACGCAGCAGCCCGACAAGCTAGTTAAAGAAACAACAACCATGGCCGTTTATAAAAGATTGTTTGACTACGTAATGAGCGGCCAGTTTGAACCGGGCATATGGATCAGGGAGCGCCAGCTCAAGGAGATGCTTGGTGTCAGCAGCACACCGATCAGGGAAGCGCTGAGAATGCTTGTACAGGAGCAGGTGCTTGAATTGGTTCCCCATCACGGCGTCCGTATCAAAGAATACTCTACGAAAGAAATTCAGGATTATTACGAGCTTCGAGCCGAGCTCGAAGGCCTGGCTGCGGAGCTCGCGGCCGAGCGGGGAAGCAAGCTTATGTTCGGCAAGATGGAGGAGATTCTCTACCTGCACCGGACCTTTGAGACGGAACGCTCGGATGAAGCGATTGTGCTAAATAACCAGTTCCATGATCTCATTGTGGAGGCCAGCGGAAATCTCTCATTAAAAAATACGCTCCAGCATTTAAGAGTGGGGATTAACTGGATTCAAGTCATGGCATGGAGCCGCAATAAGGACCGGCATTTCAGCACCTTCCATCAGCACCAGGGCATTCTGGATGCGTTGACGGCCCGGAACCCGAAGCTGGCCCGTTACCGGATGCAGGAGCATGTATGGGATTCCATTAAACTCATTATAGAGCCGCCAGGCACGCTGCAAATGGCAGGAGAACTTCGAAAAAGTTAA
- a CDS encoding FAD-dependent monooxygenase: protein METPKNEVKTDVCIVGAGPAGMLLGLLLAKQGINVIVLEKNADFHREYRGEITQPRFVQMMKQLNLLDYIESHDHVKINEVVVFHDHKEIMQLSFDTLIDEESYCARLTQPTMLAALLEKARHYPNFKLLFNTKVKDLIKDGDKIIGVHAVRTAGDSTNAEELAEEGDFDIRAAVTVAVDGRNSTMEKLAGFELDLDYYVNDLLWFSFEKPESWDYNIYHFYFQKNYNYLFLPKLGGLIQCGISLTRGEFQKIKEEGIEAFKSRILEDLPILKPYVEPMEDFKSFVLLLCKMRYVKDWAKDGCLLIGDAAHCVTPWGAVGSTLAMGTAIIAADVIYKGFRTGDLSLETLKQVQARRKDEVKMIQNLQVTLERFLTREPVKKDLAPHIFSICTKLPDITDTYKRLYTREKPLDIDPSFVFTD from the coding sequence ATGGAGACGCCTAAGAACGAAGTGAAGACAGACGTATGCATTGTTGGAGCCGGTCCTGCCGGAATGCTGCTCGGCTTGCTGCTCGCCAAACAGGGAATTAACGTGATCGTACTGGAGAAGAATGCGGACTTTCACAGGGAATATCGCGGGGAAATTACCCAGCCGCGTTTTGTCCAGATGATGAAGCAGCTTAACCTGCTTGACTATATTGAGAGCCACGACCATGTGAAGATCAATGAAGTGGTTGTATTCCACGATCATAAGGAAATCATGCAGCTTTCCTTTGATACCTTAATTGACGAGGAGAGCTACTGTGCCAGACTGACCCAGCCGACAATGCTTGCAGCCCTCTTGGAGAAGGCCCGGCACTACCCGAACTTTAAGCTGCTGTTTAATACGAAAGTGAAAGACCTGATTAAAGACGGCGATAAAATCATCGGCGTTCATGCGGTGAGAACAGCAGGGGATTCTACAAACGCGGAGGAGCTGGCAGAGGAAGGGGATTTCGATATTCGCGCGGCGGTAACGGTTGCCGTGGACGGCCGGAATTCAACGATGGAAAAGCTCGCCGGCTTCGAACTGGACCTCGACTATTATGTGAATGACCTGCTGTGGTTCTCGTTTGAGAAGCCGGAGTCATGGGACTATAACATTTACCACTTCTACTTCCAAAAAAACTACAATTATCTCTTCCTTCCCAAGCTGGGCGGACTCATCCAATGCGGAATTTCGCTCACAAGGGGCGAGTTTCAGAAGATCAAGGAAGAAGGCATTGAAGCCTTCAAAAGCCGGATTCTCGAAGACCTGCCCATTCTTAAACCTTATGTGGAGCCGATGGAAGACTTCAAGTCCTTTGTTCTGTTGTTATGCAAAATGCGGTATGTCAAGGACTGGGCCAAGGACGGCTGCCTGCTGATCGGCGATGCCGCCCACTGCGTCACTCCCTGGGGAGCGGTTGGCAGCACACTGGCGATGGGGACCGCAATTATTGCGGCGGATGTGATTTATAAAGGGTTCCGTACCGGCGATCTGTCGCTCGAAACGCTGAAGCAGGTTCAAGCAAGACGAAAGGATGAAGTGAAGATGATCCAGAATCTTCAGGTAACCCTGGAAAGATTCCTGACCCGGGAACCTGTCAAGAAGGATCTGGCCCCTCATATTTTCAGCATTTGCACCAAGCTCCCGGACATCACGGATACGTACAAGCGCCTCTATACGCGGGAGAAGCCGCTGGATATTGATCCTTCGTTCGTTTTTACCGACTAA